The Haloplanus sp. CK5-1 genome segment ACCGTGACGCCAACTCCCGTCCCGGACACGGACGACTCGGGAGTGACCGTTCCGCTGATCGGTGTGACGGTTCCCGTCCCGTCGGTCCTGGGCGCGTCGGTGTCGCTCCCGATCCCCGTCGTCGGACCGATCGACCTCCCGTTGGTCCCGGTCGCAGTCGTCGCCTTGGTCGGCCTCGGCGCCGTGGGGCGGGCCCGCGGCTAGGCACCGGCCGAGGGGGTTTTATGTCATCGTATCATACACTTCGCGAGGTGATTCCATCTCCGCCGACACTCCGCCCGTGACCACGCTCCACGTGACGGACGCCCGGACGACGATCCGTGCCCAGCAGTGCGCCCACGCGACACCCCGGTCCTTGGACGACGATCCGGACGTGGTCGTCGTCGCACTGGCCGGATCGCCGGCCGCGTGGCTGGCACAGTGGGACGGCATCGCTTTCGACGGCGGCGGTCGGGCGACCGTGGTCGTCCAGGAGGCGGTCGACTGGGTCGCCGGCCGGCCCCGGGAACGCATCGACCGCGCCGCTCCGTCCGGAACCGACGTGGCCGTCAAGACGGTCGACTCCGTCGGCAACCTCACCGACCTCGGCGTCACGCTGGTGGAGGAACTGGACGCGTACCGAACCGCCGACTCCCCGACCACGCTCTGTTTCCAGTCGCTGACGGTCCTCCTCCAGTGGTCGGATGTGGACACCGTGTACAAGTTTCTCCACACGCTCCTGGGACATCTGGACGGTGACGCGTCCGACACCCCGGACGCGACGGCGCACTTCCACCTCCACGGGCGCGCCCACGAACCCGACACCGTCGATCGGTTGCGCCCGCTGTTCGACCGTGTCCGCCACGACCCCGCGTGAGCCACACGGCCTACACGAGCGCCACGTAGCCGAAGTAACAGCCCGCCGCGAGACAGCCGACGCCGAGTGCTTGCACCACCCGTCGCCAGCGTGTCGGTGCCGCCCCGTTCGCGCCGTACTCGCCCCGCCCGTCGTGGGGTCGACGTCCGGCGGTGTGGACGCGAACGACGGCGTCGGGGGCGACGAGAC includes the following:
- a CDS encoding DUF7504 family protein, with the translated sequence MTTLHVTDARTTIRAQQCAHATPRSLDDDPDVVVVALAGSPAAWLAQWDGIAFDGGGRATVVVQEAVDWVAGRPRERIDRAAPSGTDVAVKTVDSVGNLTDLGVTLVEELDAYRTADSPTTLCFQSLTVLLQWSDVDTVYKFLHTLLGHLDGDASDTPDATAHFHLHGRAHEPDTVDRLRPLFDRVRHDPA